One segment of Panicum virgatum strain AP13 chromosome 1K, P.virgatum_v5, whole genome shotgun sequence DNA contains the following:
- the LOC120645478 gene encoding pentatricopeptide repeat-containing protein At3g23020-like isoform X6 — MLIPCDCFLHVPAPPLTPIQNFTASAPCRDKGLTLQINSVYAPARTYEICPELTVPCTVARQTGKGKKKGNWAHYGGSLPAMLEALDDVQDVGEALWPWKDTLSNRERTILLKEQKDWRRAVEIFDWFRRERGHELNVIHYNVVLCTVGRARRWDLILNLWHEMHSCGVAPDNSTYGTLIDVCCKGGRERATLLWLGDMCKRGLMPDEVTMSIVLQALKKAGEYETAELFFRKWSSDSSGRMEGHPRYSLYTYNTLIDTYGKAGQLEKVSDTFNQMLKEGVAPSVVTFNTMIHVWGKHHRMERVSSLVRMMEEFQCFPDTRTYNILISLYRESNNIDVAEYYFWKMKAENLVPDVVSCRTLLYGYSISGMVTKAEALLKEMDERDFLIDEYTQSSLTRMYVNAGMLEQAWHWFDRFRHQMNSECFSANIDAFVEKGYIVLAEKAFICCLKKKMLSVSVCNVMIKGYGLVDKLDEACEVADGMEMYGILPDYVTYSSLIQLLSTAKLPKKALHYLKKMQAVKLLSDCVPYSVVINSFAKNGDLGMVEYLFREMITSGIRADVFLYSILIDAYAEVGKVQQATAYFGLMKKDGLCENATIYNSLIKLYTK; from the exons ATGCTGATCCCGTGCGATTGCTTCCTCCATGTTCCTGCACCGCCACTGACTCCAATACAGAATTTTACAGCTTCAGCGCCCTGCAGAGATAAAGGCCTCACTTTGCAGATCAACTCTGTCTATGCACCAGCTAGAACCTATGAAATTTGCCCGGAATTGACAGTTCCATGCACGGTTGCCAGACAGACTGGCaaagggaagaagaaaggcaactgggcccattATGGTGGGTCGCTTCCAGCAATGCTGGAGGCACTGGATGATGTCCAGGACGTTGGGGAAGCGCTTTGGCCGTGGAAGGACACGCTGAGCAACCGAGAGAGGACGATCCTTCTCAAGGAGCAGAAAGATTGGAGACGGGCGGTCGAGATCTTCGACTGGTTTCGCAGGGAGAGGGGCCATGAGCTCAATGTGATTCACTACAATGTTGTGCTCTGTACAGTTGGGCGAGCCAGGAGATGGGATCTCATTCTTAATCTGTGGCATGAGATGCATTCCTGTGGTGTGGCACCAGATAACTCAACGTATGGTACATTGATCGATGTATGTTGCAAAGGGGGAAGAGAACGGGCAACTTTGCTTTGGCTTGGGGACATGTGCAAGCGGGGTTTGATGCCTGATGAGGTCACTATGAGTATTGTGCTGCAGGCACTTAAGAAGGCTGGAGAGTATGAAACGGCTGAGCTTTTCTTCAGAAAGTGGTCCTCAGACTCAAGTGGAAGAATGGAGGGACACCCTCGCTACAGCTTGTACACATACAACACCTTGATTGATACTTATGGAAAAGCTGGTCAACTTGAGAAAGTATCAGATACATTCAATCAAATGTTGAAAGAAGGAGTTGCGCCAAGTGTTGTTACTTTCAACACAATGATTCATGTTTGGGGTAAACACCATAGAATGGAGCGAGTTTCTTCTTTGGTGAGGATGATGGAGGAATTCCAGTGCTTTCCTGACACTAGGACTTACAATATACTGATCTCACTGTACAGAGAAAGCAACAATATTGATGTTGCAGAGTACTACTTCTGGAAGATGAAGGCAGAAAATTTGGTACCAGATGTAGTGAGCTGCCGCACACTCTTATATGGATACTCTATCAGTGGCATGGTCACTAAAGCAGAAGCCCTTCTAAAAGAAATGGATGAGAGGGACTTTTTGATAGATGAATACACACAATCTTCTTTGACGAGGATGTATGTAAATGCTGGGATGCTTGAGCAAGCATGGCATTGGTTTGACAGATTCCGTCACCAGATGAATTCTGaatgcttttctgcaaatattgatgcatttgttgagaaaggATACATAGTTCTTGCAGAGAAGGCTTTTATATGCTGCCTAAAGAAGAAGATGCTCAGTGTTTCTGTGTGCAATGTGATGATCAAAGGATATGGGTTGGTAGACAAGCTAGATGAGGCATGTGAGGTAGCTGATGGCATGGAGATGTATGGCATTTTACCTGATTACGTGACATACAGTTCTCTCATTCAACTTCTGTCAACTGCTAAATTGCCAAAGAAGGCTCTTCACTACTTGAAAAAAATGCAAGCAGTAAAACTGCTGTCAGACTGTGTTCCATACTCTGTGGTAATTAATAGCTTTGCTAAGAATGGTGATTTAGGAATGGTTGAATACCTATTTAGAGAAATGATCACTTCAGGGATCCGTGCTGATGTTTTCCTCTACTCTATTTTAATTGATGCTTATGCTGAAGTTGGAAAGGTCCAACAAGCTACAGCATATTTTGGTTTGATGAAAAAAGATGGCTTATGTGAGAATGCTACAATCTACAATTCTTTGATAAAGCTCTATACAAAG TGA
- the LOC120645478 gene encoding pentatricopeptide repeat-containing protein At3g23020-like isoform X5 codes for MLIPCDCFLHVPAPPLTPIQNFTASAPCRDKGLTLQINSVYAPARTYEICPELTVPCTVARQTGKGKKKGNWAHYGGSLPAMLEALDDVQDVGEALWPWKDTLSNRERTILLKEQKDWRRAVEIFDWFRRERGHELNVIHYNVVLCTVGRARRWDLILNLWHEMHSCGVAPDNSTYGTLIDVCCKGGRERATLLWLGDMCKRGLMPDEVTMSIVLQALKKAGEYETAELFFRKWSSDSSGRMEGHPRYSLYTYNTLIDTYGKAGQLEKVSDTFNQMLKEGVAPSVVTFNTMIHVWGKHHRMERVSSLVRMMEEFQCFPDTRTYNILISLYRESNNIDVAEYYFWKMKAENLVPDVVSCRTLLYGYSISGMVTKAEALLKEMDERDFLIDEYTQSSLTRMYVNAGMLEQAWHWFDRFRHQMNSECFSANIDAFVEKGYIVLAEKAFICCLKKKMLSVSVCNVMIKGYGLVDKLDEACEVADGMEMYGILPDYVTYSSLIQLLSTAKLPKKALHYLKKMQAVKLLSDCVPYSVVINSFAKNGDLGMVEYLFREMITSGIRADVFLYSILIDAYAEVGKVQQATAYFGLMKKDGLCENATIYNSLIKLYTKVGYLAEARETYKLLRSLDTDTSLYASNCMIDLYSDHCMVKEAREIFESLKARGSANEFSYAMMVCLYKKIGRYDVAHRICQEMQALGLLTQALSYNSAIQMYVSGGRMEDAFKIFKMMLVSNTPPNDATFKALNVILVRSGVTRNEIRKLELLRRNNTHDCLHQCYLAT; via the exons ATGCTGATCCCGTGCGATTGCTTCCTCCATGTTCCTGCACCGCCACTGACTCCAATACAGAATTTTACAGCTTCAGCGCCCTGCAGAGATAAAGGCCTCACTTTGCAGATCAACTCTGTCTATGCACCAGCTAGAACCTATGAAATTTGCCCGGAATTGACAGTTCCATGCACGGTTGCCAGACAGACTGGCaaagggaagaagaaaggcaactgggcccattATGGTGGGTCGCTTCCAGCAATGCTGGAGGCACTGGATGATGTCCAGGACGTTGGGGAAGCGCTTTGGCCGTGGAAGGACACGCTGAGCAACCGAGAGAGGACGATCCTTCTCAAGGAGCAGAAAGATTGGAGACGGGCGGTCGAGATCTTCGACTGGTTTCGCAGGGAGAGGGGCCATGAGCTCAATGTGATTCACTACAATGTTGTGCTCTGTACAGTTGGGCGAGCCAGGAGATGGGATCTCATTCTTAATCTGTGGCATGAGATGCATTCCTGTGGTGTGGCACCAGATAACTCAACGTATGGTACATTGATCGATGTATGTTGCAAAGGGGGAAGAGAACGGGCAACTTTGCTTTGGCTTGGGGACATGTGCAAGCGGGGTTTGATGCCTGATGAGGTCACTATGAGTATTGTGCTGCAGGCACTTAAGAAGGCTGGAGAGTATGAAACGGCTGAGCTTTTCTTCAGAAAGTGGTCCTCAGACTCAAGTGGAAGAATGGAGGGACACCCTCGCTACAGCTTGTACACATACAACACCTTGATTGATACTTATGGAAAAGCTGGTCAACTTGAGAAAGTATCAGATACATTCAATCAAATGTTGAAAGAAGGAGTTGCGCCAAGTGTTGTTACTTTCAACACAATGATTCATGTTTGGGGTAAACACCATAGAATGGAGCGAGTTTCTTCTTTGGTGAGGATGATGGAGGAATTCCAGTGCTTTCCTGACACTAGGACTTACAATATACTGATCTCACTGTACAGAGAAAGCAACAATATTGATGTTGCAGAGTACTACTTCTGGAAGATGAAGGCAGAAAATTTGGTACCAGATGTAGTGAGCTGCCGCACACTCTTATATGGATACTCTATCAGTGGCATGGTCACTAAAGCAGAAGCCCTTCTAAAAGAAATGGATGAGAGGGACTTTTTGATAGATGAATACACACAATCTTCTTTGACGAGGATGTATGTAAATGCTGGGATGCTTGAGCAAGCATGGCATTGGTTTGACAGATTCCGTCACCAGATGAATTCTGaatgcttttctgcaaatattgatgcatttgttgagaaaggATACATAGTTCTTGCAGAGAAGGCTTTTATATGCTGCCTAAAGAAGAAGATGCTCAGTGTTTCTGTGTGCAATGTGATGATCAAAGGATATGGGTTGGTAGACAAGCTAGATGAGGCATGTGAGGTAGCTGATGGCATGGAGATGTATGGCATTTTACCTGATTACGTGACATACAGTTCTCTCATTCAACTTCTGTCAACTGCTAAATTGCCAAAGAAGGCTCTTCACTACTTGAAAAAAATGCAAGCAGTAAAACTGCTGTCAGACTGTGTTCCATACTCTGTGGTAATTAATAGCTTTGCTAAGAATGGTGATTTAGGAATGGTTGAATACCTATTTAGAGAAATGATCACTTCAGGGATCCGTGCTGATGTTTTCCTCTACTCTATTTTAATTGATGCTTATGCTGAAGTTGGAAAGGTCCAACAAGCTACAGCATATTTTGGTTTGATGAAAAAAGATGGCTTATGTGAGAATGCTACAATCTACAATTCTTTGATAAAGCTCTATACAAAGGTAGGGTATCTTGCAGAGGCCCGAGAAACATACAAGCTACTCAGATCATTGGATACTGATACCAGCCTTTATGCATCTAATTGCATGATTGATCTCTACAGTGATCATTGTATGGTGAAAGAAGCACGTGAGATTTTTGAAAGTTTGAAGGCCAGGGGAAGCGCAAATGAATTCTCATACGCAATGATGGTGTGTTTGTACAAGAAAATTGGTCGCTATGATGTAGCTCACAGGATTTGCCAGGAAATGCAAGCTCTAGGACTTCTGACTCAAGCACTAAGCTATAATTCTGCTATCCAAATGTATGTGTCTGGTGGAAGAATGGAGGATGCTTTTAAAATATTTAAGATGATGTTAGTATCGAACACACCGCCAAATGATGCAACATTCAAGGCACTAAATGTTATTCTAGTAAGAAGTGGAGTTACAAGGAACGAGATTAGGAAGCTAGAATTGCTAAGAAGAAATAACACTCATGATTGCTTGCATCAATG TTACTTGGCAACATAA